From a region of the Acinetobacter calcoaceticus genome:
- a CDS encoding phosphate-starvation-inducible protein PsiE translates to MPDPKKYERILDRFGHYAVEAFHYLALFIIGCMVAWSAANTVFEILTIKKYASIDDILLLFIYLELGAMVGIYFKTNHMPVRFLIYVAITALTRLLISDIQHDHKADMDQVIITGSILILALSILVVRFASWNYPSVMKEKHAKTPTTLKPPQPQDDELA, encoded by the coding sequence ATGCCTGATCCTAAAAAATACGAGCGGATTTTAGACCGTTTCGGTCACTATGCCGTAGAAGCATTCCACTATTTAGCCTTATTTATTATTGGCTGTATGGTAGCTTGGTCCGCAGCTAATACTGTTTTTGAAATTTTGACCATCAAAAAGTATGCTTCAATTGATGATATTTTATTGTTATTTATATATTTAGAACTTGGGGCAATGGTTGGCATTTACTTTAAAACCAATCATATGCCAGTACGTTTCCTTATTTATGTTGCGATTACAGCTTTAACCCGCCTACTCATTTCAGATATTCAACACGACCATAAAGCGGATATGGACCAAGTCATTATTACAGGATCGATTCTTATTTTAGCGCTTTCGATCTTAGTCGTTCGTTTTGCATCTTGGAATTATCCTTCTGTGATGAAAGAAAAACATGCAAAAACACCAACAACCTTAAAGCCCCCTCAACCGCAAGATGACGAATTAGCATAA
- the znuD gene encoding zinc piracy TonB-dependent receptor ZnuD, whose amino-acid sequence MLFYKNILTLSILAVISVPSFAAENENVEKLETIRIKAHPLEQTSQDFAVADTVVDQKHLSQGAATIGDALSSEVGIYANQFGAGSSRPVIRGQDGPRVKVLQNSSENIDVSTLSPDHAVTVDPVLAKQVEVIRGPSTLLFGAGTVGGLVNVIDNKIPTQMPENGYEGQVGLRYNTGSDEKLASAGVTVGLGSQVALRVEGLTRDANNYIAPNYIHEGEKERRVDNTFAQGDSVNVGLSWIYDRGYTGISYSNRRDQYGLPGHSHEYESCSAHLTGRPHLDCGDHDHNHEGHSDEEAHDHGHEENEHEHGGPWIDLKSERYDFKTELNDPFAGFQKLRAQASYTDYQHDEIEEETIATRFQNKGYDGRIELVHNPIADWEGVIGAQLGQQKLDLTGEEAFMAPTTTKKWSVFALEHKQWKDVHFELSARADQQEIDVDDNSKQDFDGSAFSYAGAANWEFAPNYKLSFVASHQERLPLAQELYANGGHFATNTYELGNDQLSKEKSNNVELGLHYDNDKLDYHFHVYHNWFDDYIYAQTLDRYKDFRLVQYTQDKARFYGAEGEIGYQITPMYKISAFGDYVRGKIDAEGNAPRIPAGRLGTKVDADFGDGFSGSAEYYHVFNQDKIAAYETETEGYNMLNLGVAYSGQYGVKTDYRVYMKANNLLDDTVYQHASFLSNIPQVGRNFTVGVDFKF is encoded by the coding sequence ATGTTGTTCTATAAAAATATTTTGACCTTATCCATTTTAGCTGTCATATCCGTTCCTTCGTTTGCAGCAGAAAATGAAAATGTTGAAAAGTTAGAAACTATTCGAATTAAGGCTCATCCACTTGAGCAAACTTCACAAGATTTTGCTGTCGCAGATACAGTCGTTGATCAAAAGCATTTATCGCAAGGTGCTGCCACCATTGGGGACGCACTCAGTAGCGAAGTGGGAATTTATGCTAATCAGTTTGGGGCTGGTTCGAGTCGTCCAGTCATTCGGGGACAAGATGGTCCACGTGTTAAGGTGCTTCAAAATTCATCAGAAAATATTGATGTCTCGACCTTGTCTCCTGACCACGCGGTAACTGTAGACCCTGTTCTTGCAAAACAAGTTGAAGTGATTCGAGGCCCATCTACTTTGCTATTTGGTGCTGGAACTGTCGGTGGTTTAGTCAATGTAATTGATAACAAGATCCCTACGCAAATGCCTGAAAACGGTTATGAAGGACAAGTTGGCTTACGTTACAACACTGGAAGTGATGAAAAACTAGCGAGCGCTGGTGTAACTGTCGGTTTGGGCAGCCAAGTGGCTTTACGCGTTGAGGGGCTAACACGTGATGCGAATAACTACATTGCACCAAACTATATTCATGAAGGTGAAAAAGAGCGTCGTGTAGACAATACTTTTGCTCAGGGTGATTCAGTTAACGTCGGGTTATCTTGGATTTATGACCGTGGTTATACAGGCATTTCTTATAGCAACCGTCGAGACCAATATGGTTTACCTGGGCATAGCCATGAATACGAAAGTTGTAGTGCTCATCTAACAGGAAGACCGCATTTAGATTGTGGCGATCATGACCATAATCATGAAGGCCATAGTGATGAAGAAGCTCACGACCATGGACATGAAGAAAATGAGCATGAACATGGCGGCCCATGGATTGACTTAAAATCCGAGCGTTATGATTTTAAAACTGAGTTAAATGATCCTTTTGCGGGCTTTCAAAAGTTACGTGCTCAGGCAAGTTATACTGACTATCAACATGATGAAATTGAAGAAGAGACAATTGCGACCCGATTCCAAAACAAGGGCTATGACGGACGTATTGAGTTAGTACATAACCCGATTGCTGATTGGGAAGGCGTCATTGGTGCACAGTTGGGCCAGCAAAAATTAGATTTAACTGGCGAAGAAGCCTTTATGGCTCCGACCACTACCAAAAAGTGGAGCGTATTTGCCTTAGAACATAAACAATGGAAAGACGTACATTTTGAGCTTTCTGCACGTGCAGATCAGCAAGAAATTGACGTAGATGATAACTCTAAACAAGATTTTGATGGTTCTGCATTTTCTTATGCTGGTGCTGCAAATTGGGAGTTTGCGCCAAACTATAAACTTTCTTTTGTCGCTTCACATCAAGAACGTTTACCTTTAGCTCAAGAGTTATATGCAAATGGTGGGCACTTTGCGACCAATACTTATGAGTTAGGAAACGATCAACTCAGTAAGGAAAAATCGAATAATGTTGAGTTAGGTTTGCATTATGACAATGACAAACTTGACTACCATTTTCATGTTTATCATAACTGGTTTGATGATTATATCTATGCGCAAACCCTTGACCGCTATAAAGACTTCCGTTTAGTTCAATACACCCAAGATAAAGCACGCTTCTATGGTGCAGAGGGTGAAATCGGTTATCAAATTACCCCAATGTACAAGATCAGTGCTTTTGGTGATTATGTACGCGGTAAAATTGATGCCGAAGGAAATGCACCACGCATTCCAGCAGGCCGTTTAGGGACTAAAGTCGATGCAGACTTCGGTGATGGTTTTAGCGGTTCTGCCGAGTATTATCATGTCTTTAACCAAGACAAAATCGCGGCATACGAGACTGAAACTGAAGGCTATAACATGCTCAATCTTGGTGTGGCATATTCTGGGCAATATGGTGTAAAAACAGATTATCGCGTCTATATGAAAGCGAATAACTTGTTAGACGACACGGTTTATCAACATGCATCGTTCTTATCAAATATTCCACAAGTTGGGCGCAATTTTACAGTAGGTGTTGATTTTAAATTTTAA
- a CDS encoding DUF4184 family protein, producing the protein MPFTISHAVIAPPLSKLSQNTLPIAALAIGSMTPDLYRLFTVHASMLTHQWKGLVYPNLTLGLVFCAIWYFLYRPVIYRFFGVQHDLALNSLKRISIFVIGTLLALALGIATHLIWDGLTHADFRTFAFKDVLATTVHLFGHPYPLHRLLQLGSSALALPFLAWMCLHYYQRYKQHWKVSRKIKVFAWTLFILSTLLGLFSFWDYARYIPHEVWHADTYYFTGRSINEFMQGWLSTFSLGCLLFLFLDRQQRLG; encoded by the coding sequence ATGCCTTTTACAATCTCTCATGCCGTTATAGCTCCGCCTCTATCCAAGCTTAGCCAAAACACTTTGCCAATTGCCGCTTTAGCAATTGGGAGTATGACACCCGATCTTTACCGCTTATTTACAGTTCATGCCAGCATGCTGACTCACCAATGGAAAGGTCTGGTTTATCCCAACCTTACGTTAGGCCTCGTCTTTTGTGCAATTTGGTATTTTCTTTATCGCCCAGTGATTTACCGTTTTTTTGGTGTGCAACATGATCTTGCGCTCAATTCTTTAAAACGTATTTCTATATTTGTGATTGGAACATTGCTTGCACTAGCGTTAGGCATTGCAACTCATCTGATTTGGGATGGATTAACGCATGCAGACTTCCGAACTTTTGCATTTAAAGATGTATTAGCAACGACTGTTCATCTTTTTGGTCATCCTTATCCATTACATCGTCTTTTACAACTTGGCTCCTCTGCTCTTGCTTTGCCTTTTCTCGCTTGGATGTGTTTGCACTATTACCAACGCTATAAACAACATTGGAAAGTAAGTAGAAAAATTAAAGTTTTTGCGTGGACTCTTTTTATACTATCTACACTCTTAGGTTTATTTTCTTTTTGGGATTATGCCCGCTACATTCCACATGAGGTTTGGCACGCCGACACTTACTATTTCACTGGCCGTTCTATTAATGAGTTTATGCAAGGTTGGCTCAGCACATTTAGTTTAGGTTGCTTACTTTTCCTATTTTTGGATAGACAACAACGATTGGGATAA
- a CDS encoding phospholipase D family protein, which yields MRIFQRIHQKINWSGRRYMAVLLCVVAIAYLASAIYHTVKPLPQGINFSGKLRHADVKFLADKTYLDAKGQQQLDQHIFNEILKMIDEAQTTIVVDMFLFNSEVGDSKIKQRPLMQELTDALVSKKRQNRQIQIVMITDPINSVYGGLKPENYRQLRQAGVDVIETNLGPLRASNPFWSGLWYICCQNVGNNPEKGWLPNPFGDEKITLRSYLNLFNFKANHRKTVVVDTDAGWKSLVTSANPHDGSSRHSNVALVVTGAIAADVLQSEAAVARMSGSSAPSLILGDFEKDVTKPQVQVLTEGAIYQSVLKLINSAKPKEHLDLSMFYLSERKIIQALKSAQERSVIVRVLLDPNKDAFGRQKNGIPNRQVASELHAVGIPIRWCDTHGEQNHSKMILKYNAQQAELIVGSANFTARNLKNYNLETDMLVIGKVQNQVFKDAQDYFNTSWSNLQGKQMSLDYAKYADESKVKYWIYRFMEWSGLSTF from the coding sequence ATGCGTATTTTTCAGCGAATTCATCAAAAAATAAATTGGTCAGGGCGTCGTTATATGGCGGTATTACTTTGCGTTGTTGCTATTGCATATCTTGCATCGGCAATTTACCACACAGTAAAACCATTGCCACAAGGCATCAACTTTAGTGGCAAGCTTAGACATGCCGACGTTAAATTTTTAGCAGATAAAACCTATCTTGATGCAAAAGGCCAACAGCAGCTTGATCAGCATATCTTTAATGAAATCTTGAAAATGATTGATGAGGCGCAAACCACCATAGTCGTGGATATGTTCTTGTTTAATTCAGAAGTTGGTGATTCAAAAATAAAGCAAAGACCACTTATGCAAGAGTTAACCGATGCATTGGTAAGTAAAAAAAGACAAAATCGCCAAATTCAGATTGTAATGATTACTGACCCGATTAACTCGGTCTATGGGGGCTTAAAACCTGAAAATTACCGTCAGTTACGTCAAGCGGGTGTTGATGTAATTGAAACCAATTTAGGCCCATTACGTGCGTCTAACCCATTCTGGTCAGGTTTATGGTACATCTGCTGCCAGAATGTTGGAAATAATCCTGAAAAAGGTTGGTTACCCAATCCGTTCGGTGATGAAAAAATTACACTGCGTAGCTATTTAAACTTATTTAACTTTAAGGCAAATCATCGTAAAACCGTGGTCGTCGATACCGATGCGGGCTGGAAATCACTCGTAACTTCTGCAAACCCACACGATGGTAGTTCTAGACACTCAAATGTTGCGTTGGTTGTAACGGGAGCCATAGCAGCAGATGTTTTACAATCTGAAGCCGCAGTTGCACGAATGTCGGGAAGTAGTGCACCCTCGCTCATTTTAGGTGATTTTGAAAAAGACGTAACCAAACCTCAAGTCCAAGTCTTAACTGAAGGGGCAATTTATCAATCTGTATTGAAATTGATTAACTCGGCTAAGCCTAAAGAGCATCTTGATTTGAGTATGTTCTATTTATCTGAACGTAAGATTATTCAGGCTCTAAAAAGTGCTCAAGAAAGAAGTGTTATTGTCCGAGTTCTACTTGATCCAAATAAAGATGCTTTTGGCCGACAAAAGAATGGTATTCCAAACCGTCAGGTGGCTTCAGAGCTACATGCTGTGGGCATTCCAATCCGTTGGTGTGACACACATGGTGAGCAGAACCATAGCAAAATGATATTGAAATATAATGCTCAACAAGCTGAGTTGATTGTAGGATCGGCTAATTTTACAGCCCGTAATTTAAAAAATTATAACCTTGAAACTGACATGCTGGTCATTGGAAAAGTTCAAAATCAAGTCTTTAAAGATGCTCAAGATTACTTCAATACATCATGGTCAAACCTGCAAGGTAAACAGATGAGCTTGGACTATGCGAAGTATGCAGATGAGTCAAAAGTGAAATACTGGATTTATCGTTTTATGGAATGGTCAGGATTGTCGACTTTTTAA
- a CDS encoding RcnB family protein, translated as MKKPIVLVLSTLMLGISATAMADTNHRWDNNHGRDHDRYEHRDRDDRRHDYRNDHRAPQWSNADRGKHYGRYVAFKRGERIPTQYRNNRYYVSDWRSHRLYEPPRGYHWVKTPNQYLLVDSKHQIYRVR; from the coding sequence ATGAAAAAGCCAATCGTTCTTGTACTTTCGACATTAATGTTGGGTATATCAGCTACCGCGATGGCCGATACAAATCATCGTTGGGATAATAATCATGGTAGAGACCATGACCGATATGAACATCGTGATCGCGATGACCGTCGCCATGATTACCGTAATGATCATCGAGCTCCACAGTGGTCAAATGCGGATCGTGGAAAGCACTATGGTCGTTATGTTGCATTCAAGCGTGGTGAACGTATTCCTACTCAATACCGCAATAACCGCTACTATGTTTCAGACTGGCGATCGCATCGCTTATATGAGCCACCACGTGGATATCATTGGGTTAAAACGCCTAACCAATATTTACTTGTAGACTCAAAACATCAAATTTATCGTGTTCGTTAA
- a CDS encoding quinone oxidoreductase family protein translates to MKAVKLYRYGNPDELIYEEIEKPQIKNGEVLVKVSRAGINFSDIYQRKGVNPLPSLPYILGQEGAGIVVESLSSEFKVGDRVAWLASNGAYAEYVSIPVDKLIHIPEGISDEIAVSSLMQGLTAHYLAYSTYKVNSETVALVHAGAGGVGALLVQLLKKQGATVITTVSSNEKVVLAQFAGAAFVIDTSNQNFVEVCREVTQGQGVDVVYDSIGLVTYEGSLSVVKPLGLLVLFGQSSGKVPPIDPIALSKQGSIYLTRPTLATYTATREELQKRAHEVFKLIEENILKVNVNKVYALDQASLAHQDLESRKTTGKLLLAP, encoded by the coding sequence ATGAAAGCGGTAAAGCTATATCGTTATGGAAATCCTGATGAACTTATTTATGAAGAAATAGAAAAACCACAAATAAAAAATGGGGAAGTTTTAGTAAAAGTTTCAAGAGCTGGAATCAACTTTTCAGATATTTATCAACGTAAAGGTGTAAATCCTTTGCCATCTTTACCTTATATTTTAGGACAAGAAGGGGCAGGTATTGTTGTTGAATCTTTAAGTTCAGAATTTAAAGTAGGCGATAGAGTTGCTTGGCTTGCTTCAAATGGGGCTTATGCTGAATATGTGAGTATTCCCGTAGATAAATTAATTCATATTCCAGAGGGTATTAGTGATGAGATTGCGGTTTCTAGTTTAATGCAGGGACTAACTGCCCATTATTTAGCTTATTCGACTTATAAGGTTAACTCTGAAACAGTTGCGTTGGTTCATGCAGGAGCGGGTGGCGTAGGTGCATTGCTCGTTCAATTATTAAAAAAACAGGGTGCAACCGTTATAACAACTGTATCTTCAAATGAAAAAGTAGTTCTAGCTCAATTTGCTGGAGCCGCCTTTGTAATTGATACGAGTAATCAAAATTTTGTGGAAGTTTGTAGAGAAGTTACGCAAGGCCAAGGTGTAGATGTCGTTTATGACTCTATTGGACTCGTGACTTATGAAGGAAGTCTTTCTGTTGTTAAGCCATTAGGGCTGTTGGTTTTGTTTGGTCAATCAAGTGGTAAAGTTCCACCTATTGATCCAATCGCTTTATCAAAACAAGGATCAATTTATTTAACGAGACCGACATTAGCTACCTATACTGCTACTAGAGAAGAACTACAAAAGAGAGCGCATGAGGTCTTTAAATTAATAGAAGAAAATATTTTAAAGGTAAATGTAAATAAGGTTTATGCCCTTGATCAGGCTTCGCTTGCCCACCAGGATTTAGAATCAAGAAAAACCACAGGAAAGTTACTTTTAGCGCCTTAG